Proteins encoded in a region of the Phoenix dactylifera cultivar Barhee BC4 chromosome 3, palm_55x_up_171113_PBpolish2nd_filt_p, whole genome shotgun sequence genome:
- the LOC103700952 gene encoding uncharacterized protein LOC103700952: MSGSPSLSAEKKHWWLRNRQIVDKYVRDARSLIATQEPSDVSAAVALLDAALALSPRLEAALELKARSLLFLRRFREVADMLQEYIPSYKMAPDDDDSSSLGSSYADRSTSHPLSRERAKLLAPGRERSDGGLSFRCFSVSDLKRKLLASLSKSSEKEDQWRYLVLGQACCHLGLMEDAMVLVQTGRRLASAAFRRESVCWSDDSFTFSTAPSSSSVSVATSAAPSPPPSPPPSESESASHLLTHIKLLLRRRAAALAALDAGLPAEAVRHFSKILDSRRGVPQAFAAACFIGRAAAYRAAGRLADAITDCNRALALDPTSIPALRARADLLEAVRALPDCLRDLDHLKLLYDSILRDRKLPGPLWRPHNDVRYRDIPASHRALTARIQQLRARVAAGEGSNVDYYALIGVRRGCTRSELERAHLLLSLKHKPDKAAGFVDRLEFADDYRDLDEVKDQARMSALILYRMLQKGYASIMAAVMDEEAAEKQRAKEAAAAAAAAAAAAAAAKQAAAAAATTVFSGSEKVEVERGLGSKECGVSAEKAAPVSAFQGVFCRDMAVVGSLLSQAGFNRTIPVKYEALSC, encoded by the exons ATGTCGGGCTCGCCTTCTCTGTCCGCGGAGAAGAAGCACTGGTGGCTGAGAAACAGGCAG ATCGTCGACAAGTACGTCAGAGACGCCCGGTCCCTCATTGCGACGCAGGAGCCCTCCGATGTCTCCGCCGCCGTGGCCCTCCTCGACGCCGCCCTCGCCCTCTCCCCACGCTTGGAGGCGGCGCTGGAGCTCAAGGCCCGGTCCCTCCTTTTCCTCCGCCGCTTCCGGGAGGTGGCGGACATGCTCCAGGAGTACATCCCCAGCTACAAGATGGCTCCCGACGACGACGACTCTTCCTCCCTCGGCTCCTCCTACGCCGACCGCTCCACCTCCCACCCCCTCTCCCGAGAACGCGCCAAGCTCCTCGCCCCTGGCCGCGAGCGCTCCGATGGCGGCCTCTCCTTCCGCtgtttctccgtctccgaccTCAAGCGCAAGCTCCTCGCCAGCCTCTCCAAGAGCTCCGAGAAAGAAGACCAGTGGAG GTATTTGGTTTTGGGCCAGGCCTGCTGCCACTTGGGTCTCATGGAGGACGCCATGGTCCTCGTCCAGACCGGCCGCCGCCTCGCCTCCGCTGCCTTCCGCCGCGAGAGCGTCTGCTGGTCCGACGACAGCTTCACCTTCTCCACcgccccctcttcctcctctgtcTCCGTCGCCACCTCCGCCGCCCCTTccccgccaccctcccctccgcCGTCCGAGTCGGAGTCCGCCTCCCACCTTTTAACTCATATTaagctcctcctccgccgccgggcCGCTGCGCTGGCCGCTCTCGACGCCGGCCTTCCCGCCGAGGCCGTCCGCCACTTCTCTAAGATCCTCGACAGCCGCCGCGGCGTCCCCCAAGCTTTCGCCGCCGCTTGCTTCATCGGCCGCGCTGCCGCCTACCGCGCCGCCGGCCGGCTCGCCGATGCCATCACCGACTGCAACCGCGCCCTCGCCCTCGATCCGACGTCCATCCCGGCCCTCCGCGCTCGCGCCGACCTCCTTGAGGCCGTCCGGGCTCTACCGGATTGTCTCCGGGACCTCGACCACCTCAAGCTCCTATACGATTCCATTCTCCGGGACCGCAAGCTCCCGGGCCCCTTGTGGAGGCCCCACAACGATGTCCGCTACCGCGACATCCCGGCCAGCCACCGGGCTCTCACCGCTCGAATTCAGCAGCTCCGAGCTCGGGTGGCGGCGGGGGAGGGGTCCAACGTGGACTACTACGCTTTAATTGGTGTCCGGCGGGGGTGCACACGGTCGGAATTGGAGCGCGCCCACCTATTGCTCTCATTGAAGCACAAACCGGACAAGGCGGCGGGGTTCGTCGACCGGTTGGAGTTCGCCGACGATTACCGGGATCTAGATGAAGTCAAAGACCAAGCCAGGATGTCAGCGTTGATACTCTACAGGATGCTGCAGAAGGGGTATGCTAGCATTATGGCGGCGGTGATGGatgaggaggccgccgagaagCAACGGGCgaaggaggcggcggcggcggcggcggctgccGCCGCAGCTGCGGCAGCGGCGAAgcaagcggcggcggcggcggcaacaACGGTTTTTTCAGGATCGGAGAAGGTGGAGGTGGAGAGGGGTTTGGGGTCGAAGGAGTGCGGTGTCAGTGCAGAGAAGGCGGCGCCGGTGTCCGCGTTCCAAGGGGTATTCTGCCGGGACATGGCGGTGGTCGGAAGCTTGCTGTCGCAAGCGGGGTTCAATAGGACGATTCCGGTGAAGTATGAGGCGCTGAGCTGCTGA